A genomic segment from Luteolibacter ambystomatis encodes:
- a CDS encoding MBOAT family protein — protein MLGGSPYWLVLLAGAIWASYVPARWREPGLALLAFSLVVGHAPVVAIVYLFAACLVWWLVRRESGLAAATVAVTTLAAGLVASKATEQYTHAGWISPLGLSYLVFRLIQFIVDARRGAWQRPPGFMEFIHFLFTPALFVAGPLERWDHWDKPVEESRGVRVSTGLWRIVIGLLKKMYVADLILPALAEHSGWVVPDAMGAHPGTADIWQACAYAYLKIYAEFSGYSDIAVGAALLWGHRPMENFNWPVIASTPADFWRRWHISIAQWCANCVYLPVMGLMRSVVVPMLASFIVMGLWHGLGWNRVAWALWQVGGLLVFITWQKRLGRPKTGTWRAGFGWKLASIAMTQTFVVASYVFMLHGETVPVLDSLALLGRMLGLNR, from the coding sequence GTGCTGGGCGGATCGCCATATTGGCTCGTTCTATTGGCCGGAGCGATATGGGCCAGCTACGTACCCGCACGCTGGCGCGAACCCGGGCTTGCCCTGCTGGCTTTCTCGCTGGTGGTGGGACATGCCCCTGTCGTCGCGATCGTTTACTTGTTCGCCGCTTGTTTGGTCTGGTGGCTGGTGCGGCGTGAAAGCGGTCTCGCCGCGGCCACGGTGGCGGTCACGACCCTGGCCGCCGGACTGGTGGCCAGCAAGGCCACCGAGCAATACACCCACGCCGGGTGGATCTCACCTCTCGGCCTGAGCTATCTCGTCTTCCGCTTGATCCAATTCATCGTGGATGCGCGGCGTGGTGCGTGGCAGCGCCCGCCCGGCTTCATGGAGTTTATCCATTTCCTGTTTACTCCCGCTCTCTTCGTCGCCGGTCCTCTGGAGCGCTGGGACCACTGGGACAAGCCGGTGGAAGAAAGCCGAGGTGTGCGCGTCTCCACCGGCCTGTGGCGGATCGTCATCGGACTGCTGAAAAAAATGTATGTGGCCGATCTGATCCTGCCCGCCCTCGCCGAACACAGCGGCTGGGTGGTTCCGGATGCGATGGGAGCCCATCCCGGGACAGCGGACATCTGGCAGGCCTGTGCGTACGCCTACCTGAAGATCTACGCGGAATTCAGCGGCTACTCGGACATCGCTGTCGGTGCGGCCCTGCTGTGGGGCCACCGGCCGATGGAGAACTTCAACTGGCCGGTGATAGCCTCGACACCCGCTGATTTCTGGCGCAGGTGGCACATCTCCATCGCGCAATGGTGCGCGAACTGCGTGTATCTGCCGGTCATGGGACTGATGCGCAGCGTGGTGGTGCCGATGCTGGCCAGCTTCATCGTGATGGGCCTGTGGCACGGGCTGGGATGGAACCGGGTCGCCTGGGCGCTGTGGCAGGTCGGCGGATTGCTGGTCTTCATCACCTGGCAGAAGCGGCTGGGCCGGCCGAAGACTGGAACGTGGCGCGCTGGTTTCGGCTGGAAGCTCGCCAGCATTGCCATGACACAGACATTCGTCGTCGCCAGCTACGTTTTCATGCTCCATGGAGAAACCGTACCGGTGTTGGATTCGCTGGCACTGCTCGGACGCATGCTCGGCTTGAACCGATGA
- a CDS encoding YifB family Mg chelatase-like AAA ATPase — MITRLYSAALRGVDAQEVEVEVNVRGSEKPLVIVVGLPDAAVRESSQRVISAISASALFLADGTKTVNLAPADLKKEGPSFDLPIALAMASASENAPLATDDCCIVGELALDGTVRAVKGVLSIALEAKRRGRTRLLVPEANAPEAAVIEGIQVIGIRSLHQAWKFLRSEETIQPFTLDRRAFFESHRRYEVDFDEVKGQHHVKRALEVAAAGGHNLLMIGPPGTGKSMLAKRMATIMPDMTEDEAIETTKIHSITGLLDPKRAFLTTRPFRSPHHTISDAGLLGGGTNPGPGEVSLAHHGVLFLDELPEFRRQTLEVMRQPLEDGNVTISRAVGSLTFPARFMLVAAMNPCMCGYYGDSKRQCRCTSRQIETYRQRISGPLLDRIDLHVDVPLVDYRELSSTTNGGESSATIRERVTHARETQRRRFKGRSTSTNSAMGARLVREHCRLDSVGAGYLEHSMEQMNFSARAHDRILKVARTLADLGGSEHIRPDDVLEAIQYRTLDRNLFA; from the coding sequence ATGATTACCCGTCTCTATTCGGCGGCCCTGCGCGGCGTGGATGCCCAGGAGGTCGAAGTCGAAGTGAATGTCCGCGGCTCGGAAAAGCCGCTGGTCATCGTCGTGGGACTGCCGGATGCCGCCGTGCGGGAGTCCTCGCAACGGGTGATCTCCGCCATCAGCGCGTCCGCGCTCTTTCTGGCGGATGGCACCAAGACGGTGAACCTCGCGCCCGCCGACCTGAAGAAGGAAGGCCCCTCGTTCGACCTGCCGATCGCCCTGGCCATGGCCTCCGCCAGCGAGAATGCCCCTCTGGCCACGGACGACTGCTGCATCGTGGGCGAGCTGGCACTGGACGGCACCGTACGTGCGGTGAAAGGCGTGCTTTCCATCGCCTTGGAAGCAAAGCGCCGGGGCCGCACGCGGCTGCTCGTTCCGGAAGCGAACGCGCCCGAAGCCGCCGTGATCGAAGGCATCCAGGTCATCGGCATCCGTTCGCTGCACCAGGCATGGAAATTCCTCCGCAGCGAGGAGACGATCCAGCCGTTCACCCTCGACCGCCGCGCCTTCTTCGAATCCCACCGGCGCTATGAAGTCGATTTCGATGAGGTGAAGGGCCAGCACCACGTGAAGCGCGCGCTCGAAGTCGCGGCGGCAGGTGGTCACAACCTGCTCATGATCGGACCGCCCGGCACCGGCAAATCGATGCTGGCCAAGCGTATGGCCACGATCATGCCGGACATGACGGAAGACGAGGCGATCGAAACCACCAAAATCCATTCGATCACCGGACTGCTCGATCCGAAGCGCGCCTTTCTCACCACCCGCCCGTTCCGCTCGCCGCATCACACGATCTCGGACGCCGGTCTGCTCGGCGGTGGCACCAATCCCGGCCCCGGCGAGGTATCGCTCGCTCATCATGGCGTGTTGTTCCTCGATGAACTGCCGGAATTCCGCCGCCAGACGCTGGAGGTCATGCGCCAGCCCCTGGAGGATGGCAACGTGACGATCTCCCGCGCCGTCGGATCTCTGACCTTCCCGGCCCGCTTCATGCTGGTGGCCGCGATGAACCCGTGCATGTGCGGCTACTATGGAGATAGTAAGAGACAGTGCCGCTGCACCAGCCGCCAGATCGAGACCTACCGCCAGCGGATCAGCGGCCCCTTGCTCGACCGCATCGACCTGCACGTGGACGTGCCGCTGGTGGACTACCGCGAGCTGTCCTCCACGACCAACGGCGGCGAATCCTCCGCCACCATCCGCGAGCGCGTGACCCACGCCCGCGAAACCCAGCGCCGCCGCTTCAAGGGCAGATCCACCTCCACCAACTCCGCCATGGGCGCACGCCTCGTCCGCGAGCATTGCAGGCTCGACAGCGTGGGAGCCGGCTATCTGGAGCACTCGATGGAGCAGATGAACTTCTCCGCGCGCGCCCACGACCGCATCCTCAAAGTCGCCCGCACCCTCGCCGATCTCGGCGGCAGCGAACACATCCGGCCGGACGACGTGCTGGAGGCGATCCAATACCGTACGCTGGATCGGAATCTGTTCGCTTGA
- a CDS encoding AraC family transcriptional regulator codes for MDADHSRQSWLRQLPPGQFRHLFDHLPGTLFFAKDRDGHLMAGNPAFVSRCGFSSEEQMIGITDERIFPPRLAAKYRRDDEKVMESGRPILGIIELFPNSDGKPEWYVTDKLPLYDLNGKVCGVCGTVRSIEAQRAAIQPYLELATVADHLKENFRDKLDVPRLAAMAGLSVRQFERKFRTTFQTTPREYLIRMRVIEACELLARTNLPITDIALESGFYDHSDFARHFLRHMGQSASKYRAERRNLAAADRLSAPNPKAHQITRR; via the coding sequence ATGGATGCAGACCACTCCCGACAATCGTGGCTCCGCCAACTTCCACCGGGGCAGTTCCGGCATTTGTTCGATCATCTGCCGGGCACGCTGTTCTTTGCGAAGGACCGCGACGGCCATCTGATGGCGGGGAATCCCGCCTTCGTCAGCCGCTGCGGTTTCAGCAGCGAGGAGCAGATGATCGGCATCACCGACGAACGCATCTTCCCGCCCCGCCTCGCGGCGAAGTACCGCCGTGACGACGAGAAAGTGATGGAAAGCGGCCGTCCCATCCTCGGCATCATCGAGCTGTTCCCGAATTCGGACGGCAAGCCGGAGTGGTACGTCACGGACAAGCTCCCGCTCTACGATCTCAACGGCAAGGTCTGCGGAGTCTGCGGCACCGTCCGCAGCATCGAGGCCCAGCGCGCCGCCATCCAGCCCTACCTGGAGCTCGCCACCGTGGCGGACCATCTGAAGGAGAACTTCCGCGACAAGCTCGATGTCCCGCGTCTGGCGGCCATGGCCGGCCTGTCCGTGCGCCAGTTCGAACGCAAGTTCCGCACCACCTTCCAAACCACGCCGCGTGAGTACCTGATCCGGATGCGCGTGATCGAGGCTTGTGAACTGCTGGCCCGCACCAATCTCCCGATCACTGACATCGCGCTGGAATCCGGCTTCTACGATCACAGCGACTTCGCCCGCCACTTCCTCCGCCACATGGGCCAGTCCGCCTCCAAATACCGCGCGGAACGCCGCAACCTCGCCGCCGCCGACCGTCTCAGCGCGCCGAATCCGAAGGCGCACCAAATTACCCGGAGATAA
- a CDS encoding sugar phosphate isomerase/epimerase family protein, producing MQPTFGASTWLWTSPFDSKQTALIEAIAALGFEAVELPIEDPALVDPAVLGPVIEATGLKVHICGAFGPGRDLTDPDAAVRASTRGYISSLMNIAEGLGADFVAGPMYSRVGKARQLHPDERKREWDLAASELRTVAREAGDRGLALAIEPINRFETDLVNNTADALRLVRDIDHPAAKVMIDSFHMTIEEADLGAAIRLAGEDLIHVQVSENHRGVTGTGLTHWTSFRDALREIRYTGSVVIESFTPDNRDLAGAVCIWKRFTADQDEFASRGLAFLKTLFAQPQP from the coding sequence ATGCAACCGACTTTTGGCGCCAGCACCTGGCTTTGGACTTCACCCTTCGATTCCAAGCAGACCGCACTTATCGAAGCCATCGCCGCTCTCGGCTTCGAGGCGGTCGAGCTTCCCATCGAAGACCCAGCCTTGGTCGATCCGGCGGTGCTCGGGCCGGTGATCGAGGCCACGGGGCTCAAGGTGCATATCTGTGGTGCCTTCGGGCCGGGCCGCGACCTTACCGATCCGGACGCCGCGGTCCGCGCCTCCACCCGCGGGTATATTTCCTCTCTCATGAACATTGCGGAAGGACTTGGTGCGGATTTCGTGGCCGGGCCGATGTATTCCCGGGTCGGCAAGGCCCGGCAGCTTCATCCGGACGAGCGGAAGCGGGAATGGGATCTCGCCGCCAGCGAGCTGCGTACCGTGGCCCGGGAGGCCGGGGATCGCGGATTGGCTCTGGCGATCGAGCCGATCAACCGCTTCGAAACCGATCTGGTCAACAACACCGCGGACGCCTTACGCCTCGTTCGGGACATCGACCACCCGGCGGCGAAGGTGATGATCGACAGCTTCCATATGACGATCGAGGAGGCCGATCTCGGCGCGGCCATCCGTTTGGCCGGGGAGGACCTCATCCACGTGCAGGTCAGCGAAAACCACCGCGGCGTGACCGGCACCGGTTTGACCCACTGGACTTCTTTTCGCGACGCCTTGCGGGAAATCCGCTATACCGGCTCCGTCGTTATCGAATCTTTCACCCCCGACAACCGCGACCTGGCAGGTGCGGTGTGCATCTGGAAGCGCTTCACCGCGGATCAGGACGAATTCGCGTCCCGCGGTCTCGCCTTTCTCAAAACGCTCTTTGCTCAACCCCAACCATAA
- a CDS encoding Gfo/Idh/MocA family protein gives MSGINIAIVGLGFGAEFIPIYQRHKDANMYAICQRTQSKLDEVGDKFGIEKRYTSYDELLEDPDVHAVHINSPIPDHAAQTIKALKAGKHVACTVPMATSVEDCRQIVQLIKETGLKYMMMETVVYAREFLFMKELYDKGELGKVQFIKASHQQDMDGWPGYWPGLPPMHYATHCVGPVLGLTRGEAEYVSCFGSGTIREEMHSCYGSPFAVETCHIKFKDSDLSAQVYRSLFDVARQYRESIEVYGSKKSVEWPLIEHEPLVMHTAKLPEPEIPSRVETPDFAHYLPEEIQLFTKGGVYGGDTGEDHLSFTQGAGHGGSHPHLVHQFVNMLKTGKDSYPNAIESANITCTGILAHESALKGGELIRLPEWSFRSPGTNGAAKGAGHAHAVPASV, from the coding sequence ATGTCCGGTATCAATATCGCCATCGTGGGCCTCGGCTTCGGAGCCGAGTTCATTCCGATCTACCAGCGCCACAAGGACGCGAACATGTATGCCATCTGCCAGCGGACCCAGTCCAAGCTGGATGAGGTGGGCGACAAGTTCGGCATCGAAAAGCGCTACACCAGCTACGATGAGTTGTTGGAGGATCCGGACGTTCACGCCGTTCACATCAACTCGCCGATCCCCGACCACGCGGCGCAGACGATCAAGGCTCTGAAGGCCGGCAAGCACGTGGCCTGCACCGTGCCGATGGCGACCAGCGTGGAGGACTGCCGCCAGATCGTGCAGCTCATCAAGGAGACCGGCTTGAAGTACATGATGATGGAGACCGTGGTCTATGCCCGCGAGTTCCTGTTCATGAAGGAGCTCTACGACAAGGGCGAGCTCGGCAAGGTCCAGTTCATCAAGGCTTCCCACCAGCAGGATATGGATGGTTGGCCGGGTTACTGGCCGGGTCTTCCGCCGATGCACTACGCCACCCATTGCGTGGGTCCGGTGCTCGGTCTGACCCGCGGCGAGGCGGAGTATGTTTCCTGTTTCGGCTCCGGTACGATTCGCGAGGAGATGCACTCCTGCTATGGCTCTCCGTTCGCCGTGGAGACCTGCCACATCAAGTTCAAGGACAGCGATCTTTCCGCTCAGGTCTATCGTTCGCTTTTCGATGTCGCCCGCCAGTACCGCGAGTCCATCGAGGTCTATGGCTCGAAGAAGTCCGTGGAATGGCCGCTCATCGAGCACGAACCGCTGGTGATGCACACCGCGAAGCTGCCGGAGCCGGAGATTCCATCCCGCGTTGAGACACCGGACTTCGCCCACTATCTGCCGGAGGAAATCCAGCTCTTCACCAAGGGCGGCGTTTACGGTGGTGATACCGGTGAGGATCACCTTTCCTTCACGCAGGGTGCCGGCCATGGTGGTTCCCACCCGCACCTCGTCCACCAGTTCGTGAACATGCTGAAGACCGGCAAGGATTCCTATCCGAATGCCATCGAAAGCGCGAACATCACCTGCACCGGCATCCTCGCCCATGAGTCCGCGCTCAAAGGCGGTGAACTGATCCGTCTGCCGGAGTGGTCGTTCCGTTCCCCGGGCACCAATGGTGCGGCCAAGGGTGCGGGACACGCCCACGCCGTTCCGGCTTCCGTTTGA
- a CDS encoding choice-of-anchor D domain-containing protein — protein sequence MLSLCMGFAAAGLAQIAAAAPEIKVTGNSVTINNNDLTPSSVDGTDFGSVALGSSPQTRVFYIYNDGSTPLTISSLTVSGAAFSLTISASSTVAAGGASSFEVSYQPTAAGLQTGTVTIGNNDSDEGTTTFSIQGFGLAPKARVAGKGTTIANNDTTPSTDDNTDFGSLTVGSDISRSFSLYNDGDALLVVSSIQVSGTSFTLDGGFAGSIAPGGTQTFGVKFAPTAAGTTTGTVSVSTNDPNGATYSFQVKGLATQPEIDVLGNSLSIASGDTTPASADGTLFATISNGFPGGVSHFTVKNTGSGNLLLRSISLSDSTNFTADFTGSPAPIVAPGGTAELNLHYIPKSAGTHTTIITIQNNDLDEGSYTFTAQGATLASSMDFGGVTNGDTTPDSSDKTAFGNAFVGGTPVTHNFNVTNAGPGVLLITSVDISPDTHFSFTGTLPATIPAGGSLQVPIVFSPQAMGLHTALVTVRTNDTSRDPFTFQVNGTGLQRSLIIGAAGNVIVNGDATPTTTDGTDYGSIAVDGSQLDHTWPLRNNGNVPLSITSVTSSLSSDFTIVAPQSGDIEAGGSVNLIVRFNPSVIGARTTVITVNSNDPASPYSFTVTGRGAPRIGQPIDDPEGPVIIECPFDPTLAGDFTGTIIEDDGHGNPGDTIRGGFDSFKLTSKGGFTAKGNVDGLDITLKGTLNPDGSYEGTTKLSDGSTAVIKFRTYQGSDGSNRIIGTLVHNGETLHIDVIRSGAVALPASLTGAYTMIIPGNDAAPPTEPHGDGIGFLTVRIDGSVRCQYIMGDGITSTRSTKVSPRYVWQFQFPISGGWKKGYVAGRMTFRDVPGVSDFDGSVFWKKYPTNNSNDYYPGGFAVTRNCVGAKYTAPAKGQSAMPGIVAGTDNAEFKIGAAAEGVPAQSLFFTWGLDDKIKSGTSPKLDLRVVRNTGSISGTYTDAISRSKVRVYGAILQKQRLVGGLFKGYQITGFVTMAPKAN from the coding sequence TTGTTGTCCCTTTGTATGGGATTCGCGGCCGCTGGTCTGGCCCAGATCGCGGCTGCGGCACCGGAAATCAAGGTCACCGGCAATTCGGTGACGATCAACAACAACGACCTGACCCCGTCCTCCGTGGATGGCACCGACTTTGGTTCCGTGGCGCTCGGCAGTTCGCCACAGACCCGGGTGTTTTACATCTACAATGACGGTAGTACTCCGTTGACGATTTCCTCGCTCACGGTTTCCGGTGCGGCGTTCAGCCTTACGATCTCGGCGTCCAGCACCGTGGCCGCGGGCGGAGCATCCAGTTTCGAAGTCAGCTACCAACCGACCGCCGCGGGCCTTCAGACCGGTACCGTGACGATCGGCAACAATGACTCCGACGAGGGTACGACCACCTTCTCCATCCAGGGCTTCGGTCTCGCGCCAAAGGCCCGCGTCGCGGGGAAGGGGACCACGATCGCGAACAACGACACGACGCCGTCCACCGACGACAATACGGACTTCGGCTCTCTGACCGTCGGCAGCGACATCTCGCGTTCCTTCTCCCTCTACAACGATGGAGATGCCCTGCTGGTCGTCAGCAGCATCCAGGTCAGCGGCACTTCCTTCACGCTCGATGGCGGCTTTGCCGGTTCGATCGCTCCCGGTGGCACGCAGACCTTCGGTGTGAAATTCGCGCCCACCGCCGCGGGCACTACGACCGGTACGGTTTCGGTTTCCACCAACGATCCGAATGGCGCGACCTACAGCTTCCAGGTGAAGGGCCTCGCCACCCAGCCGGAGATTGATGTGCTGGGCAACAGCCTCTCCATCGCCAGCGGCGACACCACCCCGGCATCCGCTGATGGCACGCTTTTCGCCACGATCTCGAATGGTTTCCCCGGCGGCGTGTCCCACTTCACCGTGAAGAACACCGGCAGCGGCAATCTGCTGCTGCGCTCCATCTCGCTTTCGGACAGCACCAACTTCACCGCGGACTTCACCGGCAGCCCCGCTCCGATCGTGGCTCCGGGCGGTACCGCCGAGCTGAACCTGCACTACATCCCGAAGTCGGCGGGCACCCACACCACCATCATCACCATCCAGAACAACGACCTTGATGAAGGCTCCTACACCTTCACCGCACAGGGCGCGACTCTCGCTTCTTCGATGGACTTCGGTGGCGTGACCAATGGTGATACGACTCCCGATTCGTCCGACAAGACCGCTTTCGGCAATGCCTTCGTCGGTGGCACTCCGGTGACCCACAACTTCAACGTCACCAACGCCGGTCCCGGCGTGTTGCTCATCACCTCGGTGGACATCAGCCCTGACACCCACTTCTCCTTCACCGGCACTCTGCCGGCGACGATTCCCGCCGGTGGTTCGCTCCAGGTGCCCATCGTGTTTTCTCCGCAGGCGATGGGCCTTCACACCGCGCTGGTCACGGTGCGCACCAATGACACCAGTCGCGATCCCTTCACGTTCCAAGTCAACGGTACCGGCCTTCAGCGCAGCCTGATCATCGGCGCGGCGGGCAATGTCATCGTGAATGGCGATGCCACTCCCACCACAACGGACGGCACGGACTACGGCTCGATTGCCGTGGATGGCAGCCAGCTCGATCACACCTGGCCGCTGCGCAACAATGGTAACGTGCCGCTCTCGATCACGTCCGTTACTTCCAGTCTCTCCTCCGATTTCACCATCGTGGCTCCGCAATCCGGAGACATCGAGGCTGGTGGCTCCGTGAACCTCATCGTGCGCTTCAATCCCTCCGTCATCGGCGCCCGCACCACGGTGATCACGGTAAACAGCAATGATCCCGCTTCTCCCTATTCGTTCACCGTTACCGGCCGTGGCGCGCCGCGCATCGGCCAGCCGATTGATGATCCGGAAGGTCCGGTCATCATCGAGTGCCCGTTCGATCCCACCTTGGCCGGAGACTTCACCGGCACCATCATCGAGGATGACGGTCACGGCAATCCCGGCGACACGATCCGCGGTGGCTTCGACAGCTTCAAGCTGACATCCAAGGGCGGCTTTACCGCGAAGGGCAATGTCGACGGCCTGGACATCACGCTCAAGGGCACCCTCAACCCGGATGGCTCCTACGAAGGAACGACCAAGCTTTCCGATGGCAGCACCGCTGTCATCAAGTTCCGCACCTACCAGGGTAGTGATGGGTCGAACCGCATCATCGGCACGCTCGTTCACAATGGCGAGACGCTGCACATCGATGTGATCCGCTCCGGCGCGGTCGCCCTGCCCGCATCCCTCACCGGTGCCTATACCATGATCATCCCGGGCAATGACGCGGCTCCGCCGACCGAGCCGCATGGTGATGGCATCGGCTTCCTCACCGTCCGCATCGATGGTTCGGTGCGCTGCCAGTACATCATGGGGGATGGCATCACCTCCACCCGCTCCACCAAGGTCAGCCCGCGCTACGTCTGGCAGTTCCAGTTCCCGATCAGCGGCGGATGGAAGAAGGGCTACGTTGCCGGCCGCATGACTTTCCGTGATGTGCCGGGAGTCAGTGACTTCGATGGCTCGGTGTTCTGGAAGAAGTATCCGACGAACAACAGCAACGACTACTATCCGGGCGGCTTCGCGGTAACCCGCAACTGCGTGGGCGCGAAATACACCGCTCCGGCCAAAGGCCAGTCCGCCATGCCCGGCATTGTGGCGGGCACGGACAACGCCGAGTTCAAGATCGGTGCCGCTGCGGAAGGCGTGCCAGCCCAATCGCTGTTCTTCACCTGGGGCTTGGATGACAAGATCAAGTCCGGCACCAGTCCGAAGCTCGATCTCCGGGTGGTCCGGAACACCGGCAGCATCTCCGGCACCTACACGGATGCCATCAGCCGCTCGAAGGTCCGCGTCTATGGCGCGATCCTGCAGAAACAGCGGCTTGTCGGCGGCCTCTTCAAGGGCTACCAGATCACCGGCTTCGTGACCATGGCTCCGAAGGCGAACTGA